Part of the Nicotiana tabacum cultivar K326 chromosome 20, ASM71507v2, whole genome shotgun sequence genome, TGGGTCGTGATATCATTGAACTAACTCAGGGCAAAATTCAACCATCTGCAACAGCCAAAGAAGCTAAAGATGTACATTTTGAAAGGAATATTATCGTTAATGAACAAGATTTACAATTGCCATATAAACTAAACATTGAACAAAGAAGAGCTTACAATGTAATCCTTGATAGAATATTCTCAAATAAACTCGGAGCATTCTTCATTGATGGTCCGGGTGGAACTGGAAAAAGCTTTTTATATCGTGCCTTATTAGCTACAGTGAGACACATAGGATTTATAGCATTTGCGACTGCGCGTTCAGGTGTTGCTGCTTCACTTCTTCCTAGAGGCCGAACTGCTCATTCCCGATTTAAAATACCTATTGATGTTAATGGAATTTTTAGTTGCAATATTAGCAAACAAAGTTCACTGGCATCGTTGATTCGAGATGCAAAACTAATAGTATGGGACGAAATTCCAATGGCGAAAAAAGAAATGGTTGAAACACTAGATTTGCTCCTTAGAGATTTAATGGAAACAACTATGCTATTCGGTGGAAAGGTTGTTGTATTTAGTGGCGATTTTAGACAAACTCTTCCCGTTGTCCGTGGTGGACAAAGGGAAGATTTTGTTCGTGAAAGCTTACTATGTTCTGAAATTTGGCATCAACTTGAAAAATTACAACTGTTCGAAAATATGCGTGCAAAAACAGACCCAGCTTTTTGTGAATATTTGATGAGAATTGGTaatggaaaagaaagaaaaatgatataACTCATTCCTTCTTATAACATGATCTGCAAATTcttttggcaatccgctaggcaagcgcctagggctagttttttattaataagagaaaagaaaatacaacaattcggaaaagtacaaataagggggacaatagcacggGTTTTATTACCCATATgtcttggctatataatcactcctctgcgcctcacattgccttatgatggcagcctcatgtagagg contains:
- the LOC107770075 gene encoding uncharacterized protein LOC107770075, producing the protein MSEALSYQMPHSLRHLFAVLLVYCNPANPRELWEKFESPTYEDFKKYPNMHTREIRHKVLNHINDILHSMGRDIIELTQGKIQPSATAKEAKDVHFERNIIVNEQDLQLPYKLNIEQRRAYNVILDRIFSNKLGAFFIDGPGGTGKSFLYRALLATVRHIGFIAFATARSGVAASLLPRGRTAHSRFKIPIDVNGIFSCNISKQSSLASLIRDAKLIVWDEIPMAKKEMVETLDLLLRDLMETTMLFGGKVVVFSGDFRQTLPVVRGGQREDFVRESLLCSEIWHQLEKLQLFENMRAKTDPAFCEYLMRIGNGKERKMI